One part of the Georgfuchsia toluolica genome encodes these proteins:
- a CDS encoding cytochrome b/b6 domain-containing protein, which produces MKKLYVNPLPIRIWHWTNAAGFVLLMLTGLQIRYLDQVQLVSFKTAVVAHNWVGFVLIADYFLWLGFYLFTGTIKVYAPELSPAKYLRQLRYYGYGIFRGDHDPHQVSIDHKFNPLQGMTYLMVMAVIVPVQFFTGLLLWDIARFSSMVEMFGGVRIVDMVHVIFFIFLTGFFFLHPFLSSLSDTPWAHYKAMITGYEEVEDEAAPS; this is translated from the coding sequence ATGAAAAAGCTCTACGTCAATCCGCTCCCGATCAGAATCTGGCACTGGACCAATGCCGCGGGTTTTGTTTTGTTGATGCTTACCGGCTTGCAGATCAGGTATCTCGACCAAGTCCAGCTGGTATCGTTCAAGACCGCCGTGGTCGCCCATAATTGGGTCGGCTTTGTACTGATCGCCGATTATTTCCTGTGGTTGGGCTTTTATCTTTTCACGGGCACGATCAAGGTCTATGCCCCGGAACTTAGCCCGGCCAAGTATCTCAGGCAGTTGCGATACTATGGATACGGCATCTTCCGGGGCGACCACGATCCGCATCAGGTGAGCATCGATCACAAATTCAATCCCCTGCAAGGCATGACCTATTTAATGGTCATGGCAGTCATCGTGCCCGTGCAGTTTTTCACCGGCCTGCTGCTCTGGGATATCGCGCGCTTTTCATCCATGGTGGAGATGTTTGGCGGCGTGCGCATCGTGGATATGGTGCACGTCATCTTCTTCATATTCCTGACGGGATTTTTCTTCCTCCATCCCTTCCTGTCCAGCCTCAGCGACACGCCCTGGGCGCATTACAAGGCAATGATCACCGGGTACGAAGAAGTCGAAGACGAAGCAGCTCCATCCTGA
- a CDS encoding c(7)-type cytochrome triheme domain-containing protein: MKFVKMLVVFAALMLSIGSALAVPPGKTVEFANPMGKVTFDGKVHANKGLKCIGCHIKPKLFAMKKGADKITMDSINAGKFCGACHNGKKAFKANNEANCGKCHKT, from the coding sequence ATGAAGTTCGTGAAAATGTTGGTGGTATTTGCTGCACTGATGCTTTCGATCGGGAGCGCCTTGGCAGTTCCACCCGGCAAGACAGTGGAGTTTGCCAACCCGATGGGCAAGGTGACCTTTGACGGCAAGGTTCATGCGAACAAGGGTTTGAAATGTATCGGTTGCCACATCAAGCCCAAGCTGTTCGCGATGAAAAAAGGTGCCGACAAGATCACGATGGATAGCATCAACGCGGGCAAGTTCTGCGGCGCTTGCCACAATGGCAAGAAGGCATTCAAGGCGAATAACGAGGCCAACTGCGGTAAATGCCATAAAACGTAG
- a CDS encoding multiheme c-type cytochrome, producing the protein MKSAIKGLAMILSVFALSTANAATAVPAKSKQDAQIGQLCISCHAEQSPGLIAEWKKSRHATNKAKVDCYDCHKGKEGDKGVVKHMEDKAGKPFFISAVVSPKSCARCHEKEVAQQQRSHHAKGGEILASLDNIMGEVIGGPAAVNAGCGQCHGGEIQLNAAGEATPETWPNTGIGRLNPDGSRGSCSACHARHSFSSAQARTPDTCGKCHLGPDHPQMEIYNESKHGIVYRAKVNEMNLDSRNWVAGVDYSAAPTCATCHMGATRTQGATHDVGERISWTLRPPISTRLNMVRLANGDEFDQPEGKALPKIGDEVKGAKVTEILTWEDRRKQMANVCASCHSSNVINGHYNQFDGVVNLYNDKFAKPIAGAMKELQDKGYITAAPFDEKIEWTWYEIWHHEGRRARHGAAMHGPDYTWWHGIYEVAQHTYFKWIPEMREVVRKKDGNEQFADEILNKYFKPIGDHDWYFSGISKDAVEKVRKGFEERYGKGSMK; encoded by the coding sequence ATGAAATCTGCCATCAAGGGATTGGCGATGATCCTGTCCGTGTTCGCATTGAGCACCGCAAACGCCGCCACCGCCGTTCCGGCCAAATCCAAACAGGATGCCCAGATCGGGCAGCTCTGTATCAGTTGCCACGCCGAGCAGAGTCCCGGCCTGATCGCGGAATGGAAGAAGAGCCGCCACGCCACCAATAAAGCCAAAGTGGATTGCTACGATTGCCACAAGGGCAAGGAAGGCGACAAGGGCGTCGTCAAACATATGGAGGACAAGGCCGGCAAGCCGTTCTTCATCAGCGCCGTTGTGTCGCCCAAGTCCTGTGCCCGGTGCCATGAGAAGGAAGTGGCCCAGCAGCAGCGCTCCCACCATGCCAAGGGCGGCGAAATTCTCGCCTCACTGGACAACATCATGGGCGAAGTCATCGGCGGCCCGGCCGCGGTAAACGCCGGTTGCGGGCAATGCCACGGCGGCGAGATACAACTGAATGCGGCCGGCGAGGCCACGCCCGAAACCTGGCCCAACACCGGCATCGGCCGGCTGAACCCGGACGGCAGCCGCGGTTCCTGCTCGGCCTGCCATGCGCGGCATAGCTTCTCCTCCGCCCAGGCGCGCACGCCGGACACCTGCGGCAAGTGCCATCTGGGTCCGGATCATCCGCAGATGGAAATCTACAACGAGTCCAAGCATGGCATCGTCTACCGCGCGAAGGTAAACGAAATGAACCTGGATTCGAGGAATTGGGTCGCCGGGGTGGATTATTCCGCCGCGCCCACCTGTGCCACCTGCCACATGGGCGCGACGCGTACCCAGGGCGCCACCCATGACGTCGGCGAACGAATTTCGTGGACGCTGCGGCCACCTATTTCCACCAGGCTCAACATGGTGCGACTGGCCAACGGCGACGAATTCGATCAACCGGAAGGCAAGGCCTTGCCGAAGATCGGCGATGAGGTCAAGGGAGCCAAGGTGACCGAGATACTGACCTGGGAAGACCGGCGCAAGCAGATGGCGAATGTGTGTGCCTCCTGCCACAGCTCCAACGTCATCAATGGTCACTACAACCAATTTGACGGCGTGGTGAACCTCTATAACGACAAATTCGCCAAGCCCATCGCCGGCGCGATGAAGGAATTGCAGGACAAGGGCTACATCACCGCCGCCCCCTTCGACGAAAAGATCGAATGGACCTGGTATGAAATATGGCATCACGAAGGCCGCCGCGCCCGTCATGGCGCTGCCATGCACGGACCGGACTACACCTGGTGGCATGGCATTTACGAAGTGGCGCAGCACACCTACTTCAAGTGGATCCCGGAAATGCGCGAAGTCGTGCGGAAGAAGGACGGCAATGAGCAATTCGCCGACGAGATCCTGAACAAGTACTTCAAGCCCATCGGCGATCATGACTGGTACTTCAGCGGCATCAGCAAGGATGCAGTGGAGAAGGTGCGCAAGGGCTTTGAGGAGCGCTACGGCAAGGGCTCGATGAAGTAA
- a CDS encoding tetratricopeptide repeat protein: MNFRIAIASVAFVEILLAPGARAADSADATFIAQGNQQWAAGRIDDAKKSFEQALAADPRSIDAHMKLAGLLLVNHNYAEAIQAYQRTIGLDANNAKAWMGLGLACLHSGQRELSRAAFGEAVRIDPRRKTQLAGLIEETAE, from the coding sequence ATGAATTTCAGGATTGCAATTGCCTCAGTTGCATTCGTGGAGATTTTGCTTGCGCCGGGCGCCCGAGCGGCAGATTCAGCCGATGCCACATTCATTGCCCAAGGGAACCAGCAGTGGGCAGCAGGCCGGATCGATGATGCGAAGAAGAGTTTCGAGCAGGCGCTGGCCGCCGATCCCCGTTCGATAGATGCGCACATGAAGCTGGCCGGCCTGCTGCTGGTCAACCACAACTACGCGGAAGCCATACAAGCCTACCAGCGCACCATCGGTCTCGATGCCAACAACGCCAAGGCATGGATGGGACTGGGCCTGGCCTGCCTTCACAGCGGACAGCGCGAACTTTCGCGCGCAGCCTTTGGCGAGGCGGTTCGGATCGATCCCCGCCGCAAGACGCAATTGGCCGGGCTGATTGAGGAAACTGCCGAGTAG
- a CDS encoding bifunctional acetate--CoA ligase family protein/GNAT family N-acetyltransferase, whose amino-acid sequence MSQHYLTPLFAPQSIIVFAGPAETPDLQDRNARLLSQALRAQPYDGRLQFLDVNTVGIPAGPAATGVDLAIIVLPPEQVAGALAKAGAMGCRSALVIASGIGQNEAAELNAIAQREGMRLLGPNCQGFQRPHLNLNASMSGPLAKAGSLALISQSGALTSAMLDWASNNAVGFSTVVSLGPSSSVNASAVLDYLAHDGQTQSIIVYLEGIRNARRFMSALRSAAKFKPVVVLKGGHRQTGKEAAQTHSGAIVGSDDVFDAALRRAGAVRVDTFVEVFTAARSLASNYRTAGQRLAIVTNGGGPGVLAADWINQISLQLGRLSPVVAAALKPLLPAPASLSDLIDLSEDAGPEHYKAAITAAGSDPGIDGILVIHAPKADIDAVAVAGVLVEINASLSKPLLSCWMGESSVLAARRQLGAAAIPTFRTPEAAVGAFGNIASFYQNQKLLQQTPPPLSALAKPDLESALLLIESVLAEQRTTLTEMESKSLLSAFHIPVTSTLLARNANEAMMIAEQEGFPVALKINSPDISHKSDVHGVVLNVMNGAAVRDTFEEMLARVERLQPQARIHGVTVQKMVPARHGREINIGLITDDTFGPVITFGAGGAMIEIFNDHVVELPPLNQFLARRLIERSRIDETLGEWQGAGAANKTALERILLRVSEMVCELPQLREMDINPIIVDDSGAVAVDARIVIDALPQSYVPRANNYDHLAILPYPARYEKTWPMPDGGEYTVRPIHPDDAQPIQDFVHKLSNESRYMRFVSSLTELPPPLLASLTLIDYDLEMALVAVLREHRMSAAGDLVETRKIIGVSRYIMNPDQTSCEFSLAVADDFNGMGLGSCLMESIMEVAREKGLKEICGLVLAKNSRMLRLMKTLGFAITPFPDDPDFKLATHAL is encoded by the coding sequence ATGAGCCAGCATTACCTTACTCCGCTCTTTGCCCCGCAGTCCATCATTGTCTTCGCCGGACCAGCCGAAACCCCGGATCTGCAAGACAGAAACGCCCGCTTGCTGAGTCAGGCCCTGCGCGCGCAGCCCTATGACGGCCGCTTGCAGTTTCTCGATGTCAATACTGTCGGCATACCTGCGGGTCCGGCTGCAACAGGTGTCGACCTCGCCATCATCGTCCTTCCGCCGGAGCAGGTGGCCGGCGCACTGGCCAAGGCCGGCGCCATGGGTTGCCGCTCGGCGCTGGTCATTGCCAGCGGTATCGGCCAAAATGAAGCCGCGGAACTCAATGCCATCGCGCAGCGTGAAGGCATGCGTCTGCTGGGCCCCAACTGTCAGGGTTTCCAGCGTCCGCATTTGAATCTTAATGCCAGCATGTCCGGCCCTCTGGCCAAGGCCGGCTCGCTGGCGCTGATATCGCAGTCGGGGGCGCTGACATCGGCGATGCTTGACTGGGCCAGCAACAATGCCGTGGGTTTTTCCACCGTCGTATCGCTCGGCCCGAGTTCGTCGGTGAATGCTTCCGCGGTGCTCGATTACCTGGCGCACGACGGACAGACGCAAAGCATCATTGTGTATCTGGAAGGCATCAGGAACGCCCGGCGTTTCATGAGCGCGCTGCGTTCGGCCGCCAAGTTCAAGCCGGTGGTCGTCCTCAAGGGCGGGCACCGGCAGACCGGCAAAGAGGCGGCACAGACCCACAGCGGCGCCATTGTCGGCAGCGATGATGTATTCGATGCCGCGCTGCGCCGTGCCGGCGCAGTCCGCGTCGACACTTTCGTCGAGGTGTTTACCGCAGCCAGAAGTCTCGCCTCGAACTACCGCACGGCGGGTCAGCGTCTGGCCATCGTCACCAACGGCGGTGGGCCGGGCGTCCTGGCAGCCGACTGGATCAACCAGATTTCGTTGCAACTGGGACGCCTTTCGCCCGTCGTGGCCGCAGCGTTGAAGCCGCTGCTACCCGCACCGGCTTCGTTGTCGGACCTGATCGACCTGTCCGAAGACGCCGGCCCCGAGCACTACAAGGCGGCAATCACGGCAGCAGGCAGCGATCCCGGCATCGACGGCATACTGGTCATCCATGCGCCCAAGGCCGACATCGATGCTGTTGCCGTGGCAGGCGTGCTGGTGGAGATCAATGCCTCGCTCAGCAAGCCGCTGCTGTCATGCTGGATGGGTGAAAGCTCGGTGCTGGCGGCGCGCCGCCAGCTTGGCGCGGCAGCCATTCCCACCTTCCGCACGCCGGAAGCGGCGGTTGGCGCTTTCGGCAACATCGCCTCGTTCTACCAGAATCAGAAGCTGCTGCAGCAAACCCCGCCGCCTCTGTCCGCGCTGGCGAAGCCGGACCTTGAAAGCGCACTGTTGCTGATCGAAAGCGTCCTCGCCGAGCAGCGCACGACGCTGACCGAGATGGAATCGAAGAGCCTGCTCTCGGCGTTCCACATTCCGGTCACCAGTACCCTCCTCGCGCGCAACGCCAACGAGGCGATGATGATCGCCGAACAGGAGGGTTTCCCGGTCGCGCTCAAGATCAATTCGCCTGACATCAGTCACAAATCGGATGTCCATGGCGTAGTGCTCAACGTGATGAATGGCGCTGCAGTGCGCGACACCTTCGAGGAAATGCTGGCGCGCGTCGAACGGCTGCAGCCCCAGGCGCGCATCCACGGCGTGACGGTGCAGAAGATGGTGCCGGCCCGGCACGGGCGCGAGATCAACATCGGCCTGATTACCGATGACACGTTCGGCCCGGTGATCACATTTGGCGCCGGCGGCGCCATGATTGAAATCTTCAATGACCATGTCGTGGAATTGCCGCCGCTCAACCAGTTTCTGGCGCGGCGATTGATCGAGCGCTCGCGCATCGACGAGACCCTGGGGGAGTGGCAGGGGGCCGGTGCAGCGAACAAGACCGCACTGGAGCGGATACTGCTCCGCGTCTCGGAAATGGTCTGCGAACTGCCCCAGCTTCGTGAAATGGACATCAATCCCATCATCGTTGACGACTCCGGTGCGGTAGCGGTGGATGCGCGCATTGTCATCGACGCATTGCCGCAGTCCTATGTGCCCCGCGCCAATAACTACGATCATCTGGCGATCCTGCCCTACCCCGCCCGCTATGAAAAAACCTGGCCGATGCCCGACGGCGGCGAATACACCGTGCGGCCGATCCATCCCGACGATGCGCAGCCGATACAGGATTTCGTGCATAAACTCTCGAACGAGAGCCGCTATATGCGCTTTGTTTCATCGCTCACGGAACTGCCGCCGCCGTTGCTGGCATCGTTGACGCTGATTGACTACGACCTTGAAATGGCGCTGGTGGCGGTATTGCGCGAGCACAGGATGTCGGCCGCAGGCGATCTGGTCGAGACCCGGAAAATTATCGGCGTGTCGCGCTACATCATGAATCCCGACCAGACCAGTTGCGAGTTTTCGCTGGCGGTGGCGGACGATTTCAACGGCATGGGACTGGGCTCATGCCTGATGGAGAGCATCATGGAAGTGGCGCGTGAAAAGGGACTCAAGGAGATCTGCGGCCTGGTGCTGGCCAAGAATTCGCGCATGCTCAGGCTGATGAAGACGCTGGGGTTTGCGATCACGCCATTTCCCGATGACCCGGACTTCAAGCTGGCGACCCACGCCCTGTGA
- a CDS encoding rubrerythrin family protein, with the protein MMPTTIDNLKEAFAGESQANQKYRAFAKKAEQDGFATIGKLFRLTAEAERIHAEGHLKALDGVGSTADNLEAAIGGETYEFRNMYPPMVKQAEAEGHKAKRMFAYAVAAEEVHAELYKLALEAVKQGKDLNADFYLCPVCGYIEMGRPENPCPICGTKPDRFIIAE; encoded by the coding sequence ATGATGCCAACGACCATCGATAACCTGAAAGAAGCTTTTGCCGGCGAAAGCCAGGCGAACCAGAAGTACCGGGCATTTGCCAAAAAGGCGGAGCAGGACGGATTTGCCACCATTGGAAAACTGTTTCGATTAACGGCGGAGGCGGAGCGCATTCATGCGGAGGGGCACCTGAAAGCGCTTGATGGTGTCGGTTCCACCGCCGATAACCTTGAGGCTGCCATCGGTGGCGAAACCTACGAATTCAGAAACATGTATCCGCCGATGGTGAAACAGGCGGAGGCGGAAGGGCACAAAGCCAAACGAATGTTTGCATACGCCGTTGCCGCCGAAGAAGTTCACGCCGAACTTTACAAATTGGCTCTGGAAGCCGTAAAACAAGGCAAGGATTTAAATGCGGATTTCTATCTGTGTCCCGTCTGTGGATATATAGAAATGGGCAGGCCGGAAAATCCTTGTCCGATTTGCGGCACAAAGCCGGACCGGTTTATTATCGCGGAATAA
- a CDS encoding histone deacetylase family protein, with amino-acid sequence MHTAFITHADCARHKMGAGHPECPERLGAISDHLLSKGLLNYMTPYDAPLATEEQLARAHSSLYVREIIEAAPTEGYCQIDHDTSMNPFTVQAALRAAGAAVLATDLVLAGKVATAFCCVRPPGHHAERAAAMGFCFFNNVVVGIRHALDVHGLQRVALIDFDVHHGNGSEDILSGDDRVIMCSIFERGLYPFSGENPTSANMINVPLPARSGGDKFRDAVTGHWLPALEAFQPQLIYISAGFDAHRDDDMGNLGLVEADYAWVTRQIMMIAQRHCQGRVISCLEGGYEFGALARSAAAHVKVLIGVD; translated from the coding sequence TTGCATACAGCGTTCATCACTCATGCCGATTGTGCACGTCACAAGATGGGTGCCGGCCACCCTGAGTGTCCGGAGCGGCTGGGGGCGATAAGCGATCACTTGCTGAGCAAGGGCCTGCTCAACTATATGACGCCTTACGATGCGCCGCTGGCTACGGAAGAACAGCTCGCCCGCGCCCATTCGTCGCTCTACGTGCGCGAGATCATCGAGGCGGCGCCGACTGAGGGCTATTGCCAGATCGATCATGACACCAGCATGAATCCCTTTACGGTTCAGGCCGCGCTGCGTGCCGCGGGCGCGGCGGTGCTGGCGACGGACCTGGTGCTTGCGGGAAAAGTGGCGACCGCGTTTTGTTGCGTGCGCCCGCCGGGACACCATGCCGAGCGCGCGGCAGCCATGGGCTTCTGTTTTTTCAACAACGTCGTTGTCGGCATACGCCACGCACTGGATGTGCATGGCCTGCAACGCGTGGCGCTGATCGATTTCGACGTGCATCATGGCAACGGCAGTGAGGATATCCTGAGCGGCGATGATCGGGTCATCATGTGTTCCATTTTCGAGCGGGGCCTCTATCCGTTCTCGGGCGAAAATCCCACCAGCGCGAACATGATCAATGTGCCGCTGCCGGCACGGTCGGGCGGCGACAAGTTTCGCGATGCGGTCACCGGGCATTGGCTGCCCGCGCTGGAGGCATTCCAGCCCCAGCTCATCTATATCTCGGCGGGATTCGATGCCCATCGTGATGACGACATGGGCAACCTCGGACTGGTGGAGGCGGACTACGCCTGGGTCACCCGGCAAATCATGATGATTGCACAACGGCATTGCCAGGGCCGGGTTATCTCGTGCCTTGAGGGAGGCTATGAGTTTGGTGCGCTGGCGCGCAGTGCCGCAGCCCATGTCAAAGTCCTCATCGGTGTGGACTGA
- a CDS encoding ATP-binding cassette domain-containing protein, whose amino-acid sequence MILLRNLSFGRGSRLLAEGASLQLHPGWKVGLTGANGSGKSSFFALLRGELHAEAGDLEIPAVWTIAHVAQETPALPDAALDFVLDGDIELRQIERDLVAAEASHDGERIGALHMRYGEIDGYAAKARASALMHGLGFSDADFARAVAEFSGGWRVRLNLARALMCRSDLLLLDEPTNHLDLDAVLWLEGWLKRYQGTLMLISHDRDFLDAVADHVLNLEQNKLTLYSGNYSTFERTRAERLALQQNMYEKQQREIAHLHSYIERFRAKATKARQAQSRIKALARMEEVAAAHVDTPFTFRFRDPRSNPDPLLTVHQAAAGYGDKPIISNIQLTIRPGERIALLGANGAGKSTLIKLLAGELAPLSGERLEGKGLAIGYFAQHQLEQLRPDESPLQHMIRLEKSLAGRAREQDLRDFLGGFDFRGAVAESPCGRFSGGEKSRLALAILIWQRPNLLLLDEPTNHLDLEMREALTIALQETDAGVILVSHDRHLLRTTADTLYLVGNGKARIFDGDLDDYAKLLATQKSDLRNGQKTAVPEKPARREAPPAASDKTLAEQRNLRKEAGKLERQIAGWQNEKALLDARIADPALYANPDRTLLEQLLKRQAELAQSVETAETRWLRTQEALEILSS is encoded by the coding sequence ATGATCCTTTTACGCAACCTTTCCTTTGGCCGCGGCAGCCGCCTGCTGGCTGAGGGCGCCAGCCTGCAACTGCATCCGGGCTGGAAGGTCGGCCTTACCGGCGCCAACGGTTCGGGCAAGTCGTCGTTCTTTGCGCTGTTGCGCGGCGAGTTGCATGCCGAAGCGGGCGATCTTGAAATCCCCGCCGTGTGGACCATCGCCCATGTGGCACAGGAAACGCCGGCACTGCCGGATGCGGCGCTCGACTTCGTGCTCGATGGCGATATCGAATTGCGCCAGATTGAGCGCGATCTCGTTGCGGCCGAGGCGAGCCACGATGGCGAGCGCATCGGCGCGCTGCATATGCGCTACGGCGAGATCGACGGCTATGCCGCGAAAGCCAGAGCCTCGGCGCTGATGCATGGCCTGGGTTTTTCCGATGCCGATTTCGCGCGCGCCGTGGCCGAGTTTTCCGGCGGCTGGCGCGTGCGCCTCAACCTGGCGCGGGCGCTGATGTGCCGCTCCGACCTCTTGCTGCTCGATGAGCCGACCAATCACCTCGACCTCGACGCTGTGCTCTGGCTCGAAGGCTGGTTGAAGCGCTATCAGGGCACGCTGATGCTGATTTCGCACGACCGCGACTTTCTCGACGCCGTCGCCGACCATGTGCTCAACCTGGAACAGAACAAGCTCACGCTCTACAGCGGCAACTACAGCACCTTCGAACGCACGCGCGCCGAGCGGCTGGCCCTGCAGCAGAACATGTACGAGAAGCAGCAGCGCGAGATCGCGCACCTGCACAGCTATATCGAGCGCTTCCGTGCCAAGGCCACCAAGGCACGCCAGGCGCAGAGCCGCATCAAGGCGCTGGCGCGCATGGAGGAAGTCGCCGCCGCGCACGTCGATACGCCGTTCACCTTCCGCTTCCGCGATCCCAGGTCCAATCCCGATCCGCTGCTCACCGTGCATCAGGCCGCGGCCGGCTATGGCGACAAGCCGATCATCAGCAACATCCAGCTCACCATCCGCCCCGGCGAGCGCATTGCGCTGCTCGGCGCCAACGGCGCCGGCAAGTCGACGCTGATCAAGCTGCTGGCGGGCGAACTGGCGCCGCTCTCGGGCGAACGCCTCGAAGGCAAGGGCCTCGCCATCGGCTATTTTGCCCAGCACCAACTGGAACAATTGCGGCCCGACGAGTCGCCCCTGCAGCACATGATCCGTCTGGAAAAAAGCCTGGCTGGCCGGGCGCGCGAACAGGATCTGCGCGATTTCCTCGGCGGTTTCGATTTTCGCGGCGCCGTGGCGGAGTCGCCGTGCGGGCGCTTCTCGGGCGGCGAGAAATCGCGCCTCGCGCTGGCGATCCTGATCTGGCAGCGGCCCAACCTGCTGTTGCTCGACGAGCCGACCAACCACCTCGACCTCGAAATGCGCGAGGCGCTGACCATCGCCCTGCAGGAGACCGATGCCGGCGTAATTCTCGTTTCGCATGATCGCCACCTGCTGCGCACTACCGCCGATACCCTGTATCTGGTCGGCAACGGCAAGGCACGGATTTTCGACGGCGACCTCGACGATTACGCGAAACTGCTGGCAACGCAAAAAAGCGATCTGAGAAACGGGCAGAAGACAGCGGTGCCAGAAAAACCCGCGCGTCGCGAGGCACCTCCGGCCGCCAGTGACAAGACCCTGGCCGAACAGCGCAACCTGCGCAAGGAAGCCGGGAAGCTCGAACGGCAGATCGCCGGCTGGCAGAACGAGAAAGCGCTGCTCGATGCGCGCATCGCCGATCCGGCGCTGTATGCGAATCCGGATCGCACTTTGCTCGAACAACTGCTCAAGCGCCAGGCCGAGCTTGCGCAGTCGGTTGAAACCGCCGAGACACGCTGGCTGCGAACGCAGGAAGCGCTGGAAATTCTATCCTCCTAG
- a CDS encoding sulfite exporter TauE/SafE family protein has translation MATIAYEADKYGLPSMEFLTPALLGLVTGLLLGLTGAGGGLLAAPLLMLVMHLSVAQAAPISLLSVILGAGLGMLMGLRLGTVRYRAAFLIAGAGLLASPLGIHLSRILPNTPLAAAFAILLLYLAWRLWHTSVAAQDDVLPCSVDGSTGRFIWNRSCARALAGSGLLAGFLSGLLGVGGGFVLVPALRRHTPLAMDSITATTLMILTLLSLGGIAQWASHGEIEWHIALPFVTGTIVGMLCGRHFSPRIKEEHLRRVFAAFCLATGIGIAVKTLLAG, from the coding sequence ATGGCAACCATTGCTTACGAAGCCGACAAATATGGCCTGCCGTCCATGGAATTTCTGACACCCGCACTCCTTGGCCTCGTTACCGGACTGCTGCTTGGCCTCACTGGCGCTGGCGGCGGCTTGCTGGCGGCACCCTTGCTGATGCTGGTGATGCATTTGTCGGTCGCGCAAGCGGCGCCGATTTCCCTGCTCTCGGTCATTCTCGGCGCGGGCCTTGGCATGCTGATGGGATTGCGCCTGGGGACGGTGCGCTATCGGGCGGCCTTCCTCATTGCCGGGGCCGGGTTGCTGGCATCGCCATTGGGCATCCATCTCTCCCGCATCCTGCCCAATACCCCGCTGGCCGCGGCTTTCGCCATACTGCTGCTCTATCTGGCCTGGCGCCTGTGGCACACATCTGTGGCGGCCCAGGATGACGTTCTGCCTTGTAGCGTAGATGGCAGCACCGGCCGTTTCATCTGGAACCGCTCCTGCGCCCGCGCCCTGGCCGGTTCCGGGCTGCTGGCCGGATTTCTTTCGGGCTTGCTGGGTGTCGGCGGCGGCTTTGTTCTGGTGCCGGCCCTGCGCCGTCACACGCCCCTCGCCATGGATTCCATCACCGCCACCACCCTGATGATACTGACCCTGCTTTCCCTCGGCGGGATCGCCCAGTGGGCAAGTCACGGTGAAATCGAATGGCATATCGCACTGCCCTTTGTCACGGGCACGATCGTCGGCATGCTTTGCGGCCGCCATTTTTCCCCGCGCATCAAGGAAGAGCATCTGCGGCGGGTGTTTGCCGCTTTCTGTCTTGCCACCGGCATCGGCATTGCCGTAAAGACCTTGCTCGCCGGCTAA